In Vibrio chagasii, the sequence CAAGAAGCCAACCAAGGTGCTATCATGCGTGAAGGCATGAAGGTGGTGATCGCTGGTCGCCCAAATGCCGGTAAATCTAGCCTACTAAACGCGCTGTCAGGCAAAGAGTCGGCAATCGTGACCGATATTGCTGGTACCACACGTGATGTACTGCGAGAACACATCCATATTGATGGTATGCCACTGCATATTATCGATACCGCAGGCCTGCGTGATGCATCTGACGAAGTTGAAAAAATCGGTATTGAGCGTGCTTGGGAAGAAATAGCTCAAGCAGACCGAGTCCTATTTATGGTGGATGGCACTACAACCGATGCCACAGACCCGAAAGATATCTGGCCAGATTTCGTTGATCGTTTGCCAAATAACATTGGGATGACCGTCATTCGCAACAAAGCGGATCAAACCAATGAAGAGCTCGGGATTTGTCACGTGAACGATCCAACTCTGATTCGCTTGTCCGCAAAAACAGGTCAAGGCGTGGATGCCCTACGTAGTCACCTAAAAGAGTGTATGGGCTTTGCTGGTGGTCATGAAGGTGGCTTTATGGCTCGCCGTCGTCACTTGGATGCGCTTGAGCGTGCCTCAGAGCACCTCGATATTGGCCAGCAGCAACTTGAAGGCTACATGGCGGGTGAAATCTTGGCGGAAGAGCTTCGTATCACTCAGCAACACCTTAATGAGATCACGGGCGAGTTCAGCTCAGACGATCTGTTGGGGCGTATCTTCTCTTCATTCTGTATTGGTAAATAACCCAAGAAGGCTGGCTGATGCCGGCCTTTTTCTATAGTAAGGACAGCTTAATGATCCACATTATTACAGGTAGCACCTTAGGTGGCGCTGAATACGTTGGCGATCACCTTAATGATCTTCTAGAAGAACAAGGCCATGAGATAACGCTACACAACCAGCCTGAATACAATGATATTCCTCAGCAAGGCTTCTGGTTAGTAGTGACATCGACCCATGGCGCTGGTGAATTCCCTGACAATATCAAGCCATTCATAGCCGATCTGACAGAGCACGCACCTCAACTCGATAAGGTTCGCTTTGCTGTGATTGCCATTGGTGATTCAAGCTACGACACCTTCTGCGCAGCAGGCCAAACCGCTCATGAGTTATTAACAAAACTTGGCGGACAGGCGATTTCTGACTGTTTTACCATCGATGTTTTGGAGACTCCGGTCCCTGAAGACGCTGCAGAAGAGTGGTTTAACGATCATAGTGACCAATTTTAACCGTCTATCCTCTTAAAAAAGCGGCTTTTGCCGCTTTTTTTGTGCCTGAATATCGAGATTGTGAATAACTTTTTGGGGTAAAAGCCGAAAATTAGCCATTTATTTTCAAGATCTGCTGTGGATAAGATCATACATATTCGGTGATTAACCTATAGTTATCCAAATAACAAGTTTTAGAGCTATTTACCCCTGTGAATAAGTAGCCATTTTGATCCCAGCTAATCCTCATCCTGATCAAAGTTAGATCACACCATTTGATCCAAAAAAGATCCATGATCTCGTTGATCATTTCCGACTTATCCACAGACCGCTTCGATCCTAATAATAGATCCAATAAAAGATCTCTTTAAAGATCTTATCTATATTAATTAAAAACAGCTTAATCGAAAAATTCCAAAAACGTTTTCTCAAGCTATGAAAACAGGTAGAATATCGCTCCTTTTTATCAGTCTAGAAAACGTTTGAATACCTGAGGTCGGTTCATGCTTTATCACGAAAAATTTGACGTCATCGTTGTTGGTGGCGGCCATGCAGGAACGGAAGCCGCACTCGCATCTGCACGTACTGGTCAAAGTACGTTATTACTTACTCATAATATCGATACCTTGGGACAAATGTCTTGTAACCCAGCTATCGGTGGTATCGGTAAGGGCCACTTGGTGAAAGAGGTCGATGCAATGGGTGGTTTGATGGCACAAGCCATTGATCATGCAGGTATTCAGTTCAGAACACTAAACGCGTCAAAAGGTCCTGCGGTTCGTGCAACTCGCGCTCAAGCTGACCGAGCGCTTTACAAAGCCTTTGTGCGTAATGTTCTTGAAAACACACCAAACCTAACCTTGTTCCAACAATCGGTTGATGACCTGATCGTTGAACAGGATCAAGTGGTCGGTGTGGTAACCCAAATGGGTCTTAAGTTCCGTGCTGATGCTGTGGTACTGACGGTGGGTACATTCCTAGGCGGTAAGATCCATATTGGTATGGAAAGTTCTTCTGGTGGTCGTGCTGGTGATCCACCATCGATCGCTTTAGCTGACCGTCTTCGTGATCTTCCATTTAGAGTTGATCGCCTGAAAACCGGCACGCCTCCTCGTATCGATGCGCGTAGTGTTGATTTTTCTGAGCTTGAGGTTCAGCACGGTGATAACCCAACACCGGTTTTCTCATTCATGGGCAGCCGAGCACAACAGCCACGCCAAATCCCATGTTACATCACGCACACCAATGAAAATACGCACGATGTGATTCGTGCCAACCTTGACCGCAGCCCGATGTACGCTGGTGTGATTGAGGGTATTGGTCCTCGCTACTGTCCTTCGATTGAAGACAAAGTGATGCGTTTTGCTGATAAAAACAGCCACCAAATTTTTATTGAGCCTGAAGGCCTAACGACACATGAGCTATACCCGAATGGTATCTCTACTAGTCTACCGTTTGATGTACAGGTTCAAATTGTTCGCTCAATGAAGGGCTTCGAAAATGCTCACATCGTGCGCCCTGGCTACGCGATTGAGTATGATTTCTTCGATCCTCGCGACCTAAAACTGACTTACGAAACGAAGTTTATTAAAGGTCTGTTCTTCGCTGGTCAAATCAACGGTACAACTGGTTATGAAGAAGCAGCTGCGCAAGGTCTGATGGCTGGTTTGAACGCGAGTCTGTTTACTC encodes:
- the mnmE gene encoding tRNA uridine-5-carboxymethylaminomethyl(34) synthesis GTPase MnmE, encoding MTTDTIVAQATAPGRGGVGIIRVSGPLATQVALEVTGKTLKPRYAEYLPFKSGDGIELDQGIALYFPNPHSFTGEDVLELQGHGGPVVMDMLIKRILGISGVRAARPGEFSERAFLNDKMDLTQAEAIADLIDASSEEAAKSALQSLQGEFSKRINTLVDSLIHLRIYVEAAIDFPEEEIDFLADGKVSADLQAIIDNLEAVRQEANQGAIMREGMKVVIAGRPNAGKSSLLNALSGKESAIVTDIAGTTRDVLREHIHIDGMPLHIIDTAGLRDASDEVEKIGIERAWEEIAQADRVLFMVDGTTTDATDPKDIWPDFVDRLPNNIGMTVIRNKADQTNEELGICHVNDPTLIRLSAKTGQGVDALRSHLKECMGFAGGHEGGFMARRRHLDALERASEHLDIGQQQLEGYMAGEILAEELRITQQHLNEITGEFSSDDLLGRIFSSFCIGK
- the mioC gene encoding FMN-binding protein MioC produces the protein MIHIITGSTLGGAEYVGDHLNDLLEEQGHEITLHNQPEYNDIPQQGFWLVVTSTHGAGEFPDNIKPFIADLTEHAPQLDKVRFAVIAIGDSSYDTFCAAGQTAHELLTKLGGQAISDCFTIDVLETPVPEDAAEEWFNDHSDQF
- the mnmG gene encoding tRNA uridine-5-carboxymethylaminomethyl(34) synthesis enzyme MnmG; the protein is MLYHEKFDVIVVGGGHAGTEAALASARTGQSTLLLTHNIDTLGQMSCNPAIGGIGKGHLVKEVDAMGGLMAQAIDHAGIQFRTLNASKGPAVRATRAQADRALYKAFVRNVLENTPNLTLFQQSVDDLIVEQDQVVGVVTQMGLKFRADAVVLTVGTFLGGKIHIGMESSSGGRAGDPPSIALADRLRDLPFRVDRLKTGTPPRIDARSVDFSELEVQHGDNPTPVFSFMGSRAQQPRQIPCYITHTNENTHDVIRANLDRSPMYAGVIEGIGPRYCPSIEDKVMRFADKNSHQIFIEPEGLTTHELYPNGISTSLPFDVQVQIVRSMKGFENAHIVRPGYAIEYDFFDPRDLKLTYETKFIKGLFFAGQINGTTGYEEAAAQGLMAGLNASLFTQGKEGWSPRRDQAYMGVLIDDLSTMGTKEPYRMFTSRAEYRLLLREDNADIRLTEKSRELGLIDDARWARFNEKMDNMEKERQRLKETWINPKSEDIGALNQILKTPMSREASGEDLLRRPEMTYSQLTALDRFAPALEDQQAAEQVEIQVKYEGYIQRQQDEIEKSLRHENTKLPADIDYTQVKGLSNEVVLKLTNAKPDSIGIASRISGITPAAISILLVYLKKHGLLKKGEEA